The following is a genomic window from Chloroflexota bacterium.
AGCAGAACGGTCGCTTCAAATCGTCTGCGGAACCGCATGCGCGTGAAACGAATGTGGTCACTACTCTGTTATACGTTTCTGAGGGGTCGTTAGTCGCGCCGAATCCCGACGGGTGTCGGAAGATCCAGGGAGTCTGCGACCGGCTGGCCATCAGCATCGACCCACAAGAGGCGGGTGCCACTGGTCGGGTCGTAGATACCAACGACTATTCTCGCTTGTTCAGGACAGCCCGCGCGGTTGCCGCAGTCCGGCGGGATGGGCAAGAGGTGACGATCGCTCAGATATTCTCCGGGTACCCAACTTGAGGTCGGGAGGTTGCCCTCTCCCGGCTCACCGTCCGATTGAGCAATGAAGTTGCCCGAATCGTCCAGAAGGTGGACGAAAACAGAAAGACGCTCTCCAGTCGTCTCTGTCGCCTGCCAGATCAGATCGACTTCCAGGGATTCACCGGGAGAGAATGTGTCGCTCGATAAACCATAGCCGACCAGGCGGCCCAGCTGCTGGAGGTCGGCAGCAAACGGATAATCAAGTTGCGGTGAAGTCATGACATGATCGCGGTCCACGGCCTCGAATTCTGCGAGATGAATGAAGTCCTGGCCCGATCCCAAAACCTGCCCACTTTTCGGCAGCCTCTGGCCGGTTTGCGGGTCGAACAGGCCAGTGATGAGGGCGTACTTGCCATCCATCGCCCCAGCCGGAAGTCGTAACAGGTGTTGGCTGCGCACCAGTTCCCCCGCCTGCCAGTCTCCAGTTGGATACCAGGATACTGGTGGTCCCTGCCATGCGGCCGCCACTCTTTCATCGCCGTCGACCAGTTGCAGGAACAGATGGAGATCGTTCTGGATCTGTCCGAGGTCAGGTAACGCTTGCCAGAAGAGGTTGACCTGTAAATCATGCCCGGGTGTCAAGGGGCCTCGGGAAACACTGTAGCCCAGCAGGTCGACGGCATCACCGAGCGGCTGATTGACAGGGATATCGAAAGCAAGGGTTTCTATCGACTGCGGATCATCGGGTCGCTCTATCCGGACCTGCCCCAGAATTGTCTCTGTCCCCTGGGTTCGTCCATCGGGACCGATGAAATCGAAGGCTGGTCCGCCCGGTTTCTCGCTGAGACCTAACCGCAGCTCGTATTCGCCCGGTGGGGTGCCGGCGGGCACAAGCATTGCCAGTCGATCGGGCCCTGCCGTTTCATGGGCGGTCAGGTCTTGTTGGGCCCAGGTGTGTCCTGCGTCGTCTGCCAGGCGCAGGCTGACCGCCCGCGTGCTCAACGCTCCTTTATTCTCCCACGCCAGGTCAACCAGGAGAGTCTGATTGGCAGCGGGGAGAGGGGAAGGCCCAAAGTGAGAGTCAGCCAGCTGTACACCATTGGCGAAAGCCGCATCGCCGGCATCGACGAATTCAAAGATGCGATCGGGACTTGCCCAGCCGGTGAGTCTGGTGCTGGGGCTGTACCAACGGTTGGCCAGATTATAGCTATTCGACCAAAGATAGTCCTCGATTTGGCTTTCGAGTAAGCCACCGAGGGAGAGGTGTTCCGGGAACCACACGTTGCCATTTTCCAGGGCATCGTCAACCAGTTGCACGGCTTCGTCATTCCAATAGTGAGGAGGTAACAAAATGGGCTGCGCGCCCTCCTGCCTCCCGTAGCTCCAGAAGTAGCCCACTTGCCAGGGAAAAACGGAGATCACCCTGTCCTCTGCCTTTCCCCATTGATTGACTTGCCCAATCAACGGGCGATAATCTTCTTCGGCATAGCGGGGCACGGTGAAGAAAGCCAGCAGGGAGAGCAGCGAAAGGCCGGCGAACAGGATGAGGGTCAACACCAGGGGAAGACGATTCCTGTCTGAACCATCCAGCTGTCTTCGGGTGACACTGTTCCAAGCGCAGACCAGGGCGGTGCTGATGAGCAACAGGAAAAGGGGCAAAGCCAATAGCAGTAAGCGCTCTGCCCGATCGGGGAAAAAGGGAAAGGTCAGATTGACCAGCCAGCCCAACATCAGTACCACCAGCAGTGCAAGCAGGAGGAATCCGACGGTTTCCCAGGCCGGTTGTCTGCGCGAATCGCCGGCGACCGGATCGAGGCTTTTTCCGGCACTGTTTCGCTCTGACCACCAGACCAGCAGTGCCCAGAACAGTGGCAACAATCCCAGGAGGCCGAGGACCCACCACCGTGTCAATAAACCTTCGAGGTGGCCGGTCGAAAAGGCAGACAGGTGCCGGGCCAGATACTCGATGGCTCCCAGGGGACGGTCTGAGTCGGCAACCACCTTCTGCGACACGTAGGCCACGAGTCGGGGTGTGGCGAAGAGCAGCCAGGGCAGGTAGAGCAGCAGGGCAACGGCCTGGGCAGCCAACCAGAGAACGGCTCGCTTGCCCGGCTCTTTGCGCCGCCAAAGGAGCCAGAGTCCGGCGACAGTCAGACCGGCAGCCAGGAATCCGGCATAGTACTGGGTGTAGAGAGCAAGAACGATAAAAAGCAGGTAGCCCAACAACCAGGCCCAGTCAGTGCGTTCGATGTAGCCTGAGCTATCGAGTTGACCCGCTGCGTTCGACCTGAAACGCACTCCCAGCCAGCGGGCGGCTGAACCGGTCGCCATCAGGCTGTAGAGGGTCACCAGGGCATACATTCGGACTTCCTGTGAATAGAAGATGTGGAAAGGATTAATGGCGAGAAGGAATGCAGCCAGAACACCGGTGATCGGCCCGCCAAGCCAGCGCCCAACCAGGTAGATCAGCGGGATGGCGAGGACGCCGGCAGCGACGGAAAAGAGACGCAGGGCAACCGGGGATAGTCCAAACAAGGAACTCCAGCCGCCCAACATGGTGTAGTACAGGGGGGGATGGATGTCTTCGGCTGTCAGCAGGAGCATCTGGATCAGTGGCTGATTGGCAAACCAGACACTGTATCCCTCATCCCACCAAAGGGGTTGGAAGTCGAGTCGTGCTACCCGTAACGCCAGGGCCAGCAGCGTCAAGAGTGCTACGGCGCGGCCGGCAGTCCTGGAGCGCATTGGGCAGGTGGATCAACTACTGCGCGGAAAAGGCCAGATACAGCCATTGTGTATCATCCCCCTCGTGGCCGAAGGTTACCTGAGATGTTACCTGGCTACCGCTGCCATCTACCAACCAGATGATGAAACTGTGGCCGATCAGGGGTGATTTTCCGATCGTATTGAAATCGATGTTTATCTCGCGAAAGTCATCGAAATCGTCGCTGGGCGCCGAATATTGCCAGGCCAGACCGCCGCTGGGGCGTGATACCCAGATCTGTCCTGTGGTCTCGTTCTGAACGCGGAGGTAGTAGTCACCCAGGGGATTGTTCTCATCGTCGCTGACCTTTACCCCAACCCGAAGATAGTCCCGGTCATTGAATGGGAAGGTTTCCGATTGCGACAAGGACAGTTCGAGTGCGGATGCATCGGGTGTGGGTGGTGGCAATGGTGTACCTGCCGCGGCAACCGCGACGGCGGTAGGCGACGGTGCCGGTGTTGCTGTGGGCAGATTGACGGCGACCTTTTCGACCGGTCCCTCTACCCGGACGAGATCGGCCGTGACCCAGCCTTGCTGCCCATCGACGCAGCATATCTGGAACCATTGGCTGTCAGGATTTCGCCCCGTAATATCCAGCCGGTTGCCCTGGCTGATTTGCCCGATTTTTTCAAAGCTGGTTCCCGGACCTGAGCGCACATTGACACGTGCACTTTGCACGACAACCTGGGGGACCGGCTGCCGTGTAGCCGTCGGCACCGGCGTTGCTGTCGGTGGTTCAGGGATACCGGTTGCCATCGCGATAGCCTCCAGCCCACCCCGGCCGGTTACCTGATCGCGCTGGACCCAGACGGTCTGATCATTGTGGCAGCAGACCTGCCACCAATCCCAGGCTTCACTGCGGCCTACGATCGCGAGCTGAGTGCCGGTTGGCAGGTCGCCCATTTTTTCATAGGCTGTTCCCGGTCCGAACCACACGGCTACAGACTCTGCTTCGACTTCAATGAAGGGGGTAGGGGTTGCTATCGGCTCGGGCGCCTCGGCGGCGGCCGGCTGTTCTTCGCTGGGATTCGGTTCAGACGGGGCCGGCGCGGGTTCGATGGCGCCGATCACCGGGAAAGTTGCCGTTGGGGAAGGATGCGGTTGGGCAGCCTGCTCAGCTGCTGCGCCTTGTGGGGCAGCAGCTACCTCGGCAACCTCAAGGGGAGGCGGCTCTGGCGGCGCCTGCAATTCGGCAAGGTTCTCGGGCAGTGGTGTCGGGGTGAAGGTCGGGCGCAAGGCGCGCTGTACCACCGGCGTGGGCGTTGGGTAGTCAACAAAAGCGTTGACCAGGGCGCATCCCGGTGTAATAATCAGCAGCGCCATCGCTGCAAGGAAAATCAGCTTGGACGATCGCAAAGAATCGACCTCCTGGCAAGCAAATTCCACACAAACAGGGTCACCATTCAGGCTGACCGGTCGCGTAGTATATCACAAGAGATCGAGGGCGTCCAGATATCAACGTAAATCGAAAAAGCCGACGTAGACCTCCCGGACGCCGCCAGTTGCATGGGTATCAAAGGTAACTTCGGGCGACAACTGTGCTCCCGACCCATCGGTCATGTATATGGTCCAACTGGCCTCGCCGGCGTCGGGGAAAAACTCGTACTTCAAATTGTATTCACGACGGCTGCCAAAGGCATCGGGGTCATCTTCGAGGAAGGGTGCAGAGAGCTCGAACACGCCGCGGGTGACATCGGATTCGCTGACGTCTACGCCGTTGCGAAGCACCCGCAGGCGATAGCCTGGCACAGGCAGGAAGATGGGTGGAAGGCCGGTGAATGCCTTGACAAAGATTGTGAGCCAGGGGTTATTGGATTCGAAAAAATGGGGGCCGTCGCCGACATCGAAGGGATAGGCAGGCCGCGGCGTATTTGTTGGCAGCGGGGTACTGGTTGGAAACGCCGTCGGTGGTGGCGGCGGGGCCGAGGCAACAGGGACCGAGTTCAGGGACCCGCCTGGCGTGGTTAACTGGGCGGTGATCCAGACCTCCCTGCCGCTGAAACAACAGATCTTCCACCATGTTGAGGCGTCGTTTCTGCCGATCAGGGTGTATTGCTCTCCCTGGTTCACCTGGCCCACGATCGGATAGGCGATACTGGGACCCTCACGCACGTTGACAATGGGTGCCTTGATGACCACATAGGCCTCGGGCGTGGGAGTCGGCATTGGTGTTGGCGGCAGCGCGGGCGTGAAAGTTGGGGTTTGTGTCGGTGGAATCGCCGGCGTAAAGGTGGGCGTCAGAGTTGGCCAGGATATCCCAGCCACCACGGTCATCGTTGCGATTTCGGCGGGAGAGAGTTGGCCCTCCGGGGAAGGGGTCCAGGTGGGCAGCGGCGTGGGCGCTTCGAGCGTTGGGACTGGCGTTGGGTCACCGAGCAGGATTCGACCCAGGGAGCATCCCACGCTGGTCATCAGGACCAGACATACCAGTGTGGCCAGCCAAAGTCTGGAGGCCGAAGTTTCGCGAGAAGGTTGGCTCATGGCGGTTGAAAATGGCCCCAAAGCGGGTGCCGCCGGTTCTGGACGACGAATTCGGATAACTGCCGTTGCTGACGGTTGGACGTCGGTGGCAGAGAACAGGTTCCAATCGGGTAGTGCTCAGTCAAAACGTCTGGGTGGCGGGCAGAGAGGTTTGACCTCGGCCACCTCGGCGAGCATCTCTGTCACCGACTCCCGGCCGGCATCGGTGCTGCTGCCAAGCATGGCGGCAAGCTCCTGGACCCGCTCGTCACCACTCAGCTTGACCACGTCGGTGCGAGTGTGCTGATCTACGACTAGCTTGCGGATGGTGAAATGGGTGTCGCCGTAGGCAGCCAGCTGGGGCAGATGTGTGATGCAGAGCACCTGATGGTTGGCCGCATGGGAGTCTTTTCCCTGCAACTGAGCGGTGCTGCGGTCGCTCTGCAAGTGCGTCAGCCCCCAGAGTTTCTGGCCAACGGTGGCGCCTACCCGTCCCCCGATGCCTACGTCGATCTCGTCGAAGATCAGCGTGGGGGTTTCGTCGGCTCGGCCAAGCACCGTCTTCAATGCCAGCATCAGGCGTGACGTCTCGCCGCCTGATGCTACTTTCACCAGGGGTTTGAGAGGTTCGCCAGGGTTGGCCGTGACCAGGAACTCCACCCGATCCAGGCCGTTGCTGTCGAAGGCATAACAACCAGGGGGCAGGTTCTGGGGGGTGTCGTCTTCGGTTACCACTGCCCCCTCGGAATCCTCGCTCCATTGAAATTCTACGGAAAACCGGGCCCTGGCCATACGCAGATCGTGCAACTCCCGTTCGACGGCGGCGGCCATGGCTTCAGCCACCTGGCGGCGGGTTCTGGACAGTGTTGCACCCAGCTGTCCGATGCGAATCCGCAGGCGATTCTCTTCTTCCTCCAACTCAGCGGTTCGCACCTCGGCGTTGTTTAACGCCAGCAACTCGCTGTGAGCGCGCTCACCGAAGGCGATAATCTCCTCGATCGTGTCGCCGTATTTTCGTTTGAGATTGAAAATCAAGTTGAGCCGCTCTTCAACCTCGACCAGCCGCTCCGGGTTGAACTCCACCTGGCTGGCGTATACTTCCAGGGAACGGGCGAGATCGTCAAGTTGATCGTTGAGGCTCTCGGCGTTCTGCAGCAAGGACTCGGTATCGGGATCGATGCTGGCCAGCCGGGCCAACTCTCCCGAGGCGTTGCTGACCAGATCGAGGGCCGCGGCCTGCTCGTCGTTGCCCTCTACCAGGAAACGCCGGGAGGAATCGGTCAGGCGGATGAGCTGCTCGGCGTTGGCAAGCCGCCGTCTCTCAGCTTCCAACGCCTTTCCCTCGCCTGGCTCGAGGGCGGCGGTCTGGATTTCCTCCACCTGGAAGTTGAGGAGGTCCAGGCGACGGGCAAGTTCCCGTTGGTCATGGCGCAAGGTAGCCAACTCCTTGCGCACGGCGATCAGTTTTCGCACCGCAGCCGATACCTCCGCTCTTGGTATCGCGAGGTCCGCATAACGGTCCAGCAGGTTGATGTGCTCGCGCTGGCGCATCAGGGAGAGGTGATCGGTCTGCCCGTGGATGTCCACCAGATGGTTACCGATCTCTCGCAACACGGCCAGGGACACGGATCGCCCGTTGACGCGGGCTACTGAACGCCCCCCTCGTCGCAGTTCCCGGGAAAGAGTCAGCAGGTGCTCGTCGTCACCTTCCAGGCCTTCACGTTCCAGCAGAGCCTCTACGGCCGTTGCCGAGGGTGAGTCCAGCAAAAAAAACCCTTCAACCTGGGTTCGCGATGCGTCAGCCCGGATAACCTCCTGGCCGACCCGGCAACCTAAAAGCATGTCCACGGCATCGATGATAATCGACTTGCCTGCGCCAGTTTCGCCTGTCAATACATTCAGGCCGGCGCCGAAACTTACTCGCAGGTCATCGATGATGGCAAAGTTGCTGATGTGAAGTTCAGAGAGCATGGTGACAATCGATCGTGATTATGCAGCTTGTACAGGGTAGCTTTTTCGGTTTGAACCCCCAACCTGGTATGGTACAGTATCGCTAACGCAGCGCAGCGTAGATGGTACTCAAGGCCAGGAAAAGGAAAAGGCCAAGCGGAAGCAAATTGATGCCTATGCCAAAGGGCACGGCAAGCAACGTGCCAACCACCATGCCCAGAATTATGCCGACCACGGCGACGGCGCCCAGATGTCGACCGCGCCTGCGGCTGACCGAGCGGCGAATCAACGTTGCTGCGGCGCCGCCAACGGCTGGTCCCAGGAAAAAGGCGATGATCAAGCCGAAGAACAGGCCAAACATGCCAAACAACAGGCCGATAATGGGCGCGGCGATGGCTGCCAGTAAGAAGCTGACGATAGCCACGATCACGTAGTCGCCGTTCACGGCATTGAAGAAGACATTCTGTTGCTCTCGAATGCAGGTCTTGCAGCGATAGCCAACCTCGGTCAGTTCCACGCATTGGGTGCATACCGGTTTACCGCATCTGTTGCAGCGCAATGTGGTTTCCACAGTTGGATGATTGGCGCAAAAGAGCACTTCATCGCTTTCGACCGGGATGTGATCGTGGTCGTCATGCTCCTGCGTGATCGCCGAGGGTGTGCCGTTGCCGGCCGCCTCCGGTGGTGGTGGCGGAACCGTGGTTCCCAGGCGTTCCAGGGCGGCGCGAGCTTCACCGTTGTGCGGATGGATCTCCAGCACCGTTTCCAGACAGGCTTGTTTTTCTTCTGGATCCTGGACTGCACTGGCCAGGCCGAGCCAGGCTCTGGAGTTGGCTGGCGAGCGTTCCGTTGCGCGGCGATAGAGCCGCTCCGCCTCTTCCTGGTCGCCAACGCTCGCTGCGGCTGCGGCCTGGTCCAGTAATTCTGAAAGGGTTAAGGTTATCTCATCTGGATTCATAAATTCTCTTTTGAGCCAAGGATAAATTCTTTTCAATACCACAAGATGCCTGGCGCTTGCGCCAGGCTGTCGCAGTATACACTACATTCTATCCGCATACAATTTTTCCGTCATTGGTACCTCACGAGTCAGATTCTTGCCCAGTGTGCAAGACAATTAGCTATGAACCAAACAAGGATGTACCGCAGCGCTGTCCTGCCCACTCCGGGGCACCTGATGGTGAGCGTAGCCGAAGGATCAACGCAGATGGACGCTGATCAATCCAAAAAGATCAGAGAGATCAGCGTGAATCTGCGCCGGAGGTCTGCGTAAATCAGCGGTGAAATCAGAGAAAAATCATAACCGCTGATAACCGCCGATAAACGCTGATCAGATATCAGAAAAGATCAGCGAGAATCTGCACCGAAGGTCTGCGCAATCAGGGTTCCTCTGGCTTGTCCAGGTCGGGGGGATGGCGTTCGCGTGTTTTCAAAAGTGCCACTTGAGGCGCTCCATCAGGCTGCGGTAAAAGTAGGCAGGCGAGCGCAATCGGACGAAATAGGCGGAATCGGTGCTGGTACAGATGTTTACGACGTCGCCGTCCTGCACCTCAACCTTGAACTGTCCGTCCACGGTCAGGATCACATCATGATCGGAGTCTACCGTCAGAGAGACTGTAGCACCCTCAGAGAGCACGACCGCGCGGTCGAGACTCAGATGGGCAGCGATCGGTATCAGGAGGATATTGCGAAGTTCGGGCGGCAGAATGGGACCCCCGGCTGCCAGGGCATATCCGGTGGAACCGGTAGGTGTGGCAACGATGACTCCATCGGCGGCATAGGTGGTCAAATAATCGCCGTCGATGGAGGTGGCAACCCGAACCAGCCGGGCCAGGCCGCCACGGCTGACAACCACATCATTGAGCGCCTGAAAATGCAAATCCTGGTCCTGTTCGTCCTGGACCGGTCCATTTCGCTGCATACGCACATCCAGCATCAACCGGCGTTCCAGCCAATAATGGCCTGTCAATACCTCTTCCATGGGATCACGCCAATCATCGGGCTGGACCTCGGCCAGAAACCCCAGCCGGCCCATCTTCACGCCCAGAATTGGAATGGCGTAGCTGGCGCCCAGGCGAGCAGCCCGCAAGATCGTACCATCGCCCCCCAGGGTTATCAACATATCGAGATCAGGGAGCTGATCCTCGATCGCCTCGTCGTCCCAGGCGGAACCTATCCAGAAGGCACAGGCCTGCTCTTCCAGCATGGCCGCCATTTCCAGCGCAAGCTCTTTCGACTCTGGCTTGTGCGGATGGAAAAGGATGCCGATGCGACTGGGTGGGGTCTGATGCCACTCGGCGTCATCGGGCGATATATTGGTCGACTGCATCTCGTCCGTGTTCATTGGCTGGGTCCGTGGCGCGTTGATCGAGTTGGCAGAAACCTGGTCGTTATCGAGAGGCCTGTTACGCGAGTTGCTGTGTCAACCAGGACGCGACAGCTGTCAACGCGATGGACTGCTGGTTGCCGTCGGAGAGATTTCGCACCGTTGCCTGTCCGCTTTCCAGCTCGTCCTCACCGACAATCACGACGAAGGCGACTCCCGCCCGGTTGGCTGATTTCAGTTGGCTTTTCAGGCTGCGGTCGCCGAAAGGCAGCAACGCGCCAATGCCGAGCTGACGCAGTTCCCGCACCAGCCCCACTGCCGCATTCTTTGTCCGACGACCTACGTCGCCTTTGCCGATATAGGACACCTGCACGACCGGCGCGTCCAGGGGTGGTGGTGTGATTCCCTGGGCCTTAAGGGCAAGGATCTGACGCTCGATTCCGCTACCGAAGCCGATTCCTGGTGTTGATGGACCTCCCAGCAGTTCAATCAAGCCGTCATAGCGTCCACCGCCACACACAGCAGCCTGGGCGCCGATTCCTTCGGCCCATACCTCAAATACCGTTTTCGTGTAGTAGTCAAACCCGCGAACCAGCCGGTCGTTTACGGTGTAGGGAAGATCGGCTTCATCCAGATAGACCAGCAGCGTATCGAAGTGATCCCGGCACTCATCGCAGAGGAAGTCAATGCTGCGCGGGGCCGAGGCAAGCAGCGGTTGGGCCGATTTTTCCTTGGAATCGAGCAGACGCAGCGGGTTGACGGCCAGCCGCCGTTTGTCCACATCACTTAGAGTTGTCTCGTATTGGGAAAAGTAGGCCACCAGGGCATCGATGTGTGCGGGCCGGCAAACTGGACAACCAATGGAATTGAGCTGGAACTCCAGCCCCTGGAAACCAATGGCCTCGAAGAGTTGCCAGGCGATGGACATCACCTCGAAATCGACTGCGGGATCGATCTCTCCCAATACCTCGATGTTCCATTGGGTATGCTGGCGATAACGTCCTGCCTGGGGGCGCTCCTGGCGAAAAATGGGGCCAACGGAGTAGAGTTTCACCGGTGACGGCAAGACCTTCATGCCGTGTTCCAGGTAGGCGCGCATGACCCCTGCCGTAAATTCCGGTCGAAGGGTCAGGCTTGTGCCACCCTTATCCTCGAAGGTGTACATCTCCTTCTGCACGACCAGATCGGCGCCTTCGCCAGCCCCCCGTTCGAACAGATCAGTGACCTCAAAGATGGGTGGCTCGATTTGCCGAAAGCCATAAAGGCTCGCAAGTCGGTCGATGTTGGAGAGCAGATAGCGCCAGTAGGGCCAATCCTCTGGCAGGATGTCGTTGGTGCCGCGCGATGCTTGATACACAGAATCCCTCACATTGTTTGGATTTTTACAGGCGTCATTATAGCTGATTCGGAACGGGATGTCTAGCGGTTTTCATGTCAGAATGTCGGAATGTCAGCATACCGGAATGTCAGCATGTCAGCATGTCATGATTCCGCATCATGAAAAATAATGTCATTGCGCCCGGCTGACCCAAAACCGGGGGCTGCGCACAGCCTCGACTCCCAAGCTAACGCGGGGCTGTTTCCTCAAGCGCCTCAGGGTATAGAACCACCTGGATGAAACTGTCCTCGCTCAGATAGGCGTTGGCGGCCGCCTGGATATCCTCGATGGTCAGCGCCTCAAGGGCATCTTCGAAGGCCAGAATGTCCAGCGGATCGGCCTCGGGATCGGTGAAGGCATCCTCGAGTTGGCTCAGCCAGAAGGCGTTGGTCTGCACGGCTTCTTCCCGATCCCGGCGTTGCTGTTCCTTGACCTTATTCAGAGCTTCTTGTGACGGCCCATTTTCCTGAATGTCCCTGATCAGGTCGAACAGGGCATCCACTAACTCGTCGACCCGATCGGGATCGGTGCTGAACCACGCGCCAACCTGGTAGGTTTCATCGGGCTCGTCGGACACTGTCGACCAGATATCGACGGCGTACACAGCGCTGCGTTCCTCCCGTAGCTCGTCGATGGCCAGGATATTCAGGAGGTCCGCCAGGACATCCAGTTTCAAGGCGTTCTCCCTGGTCGCTTCGATGGTGCCGGTGAAAAAAAGTTGCGCTATGGACTGATCCTCCTGGCCTCGAAAGACCTTCTTTTCGACGATTCCCCCGGGCAGGTCTGGCGCCAAATCACGCCAGGTTTCTTCCCTACCTTGCGACGGCAAGGTCGCCAGGTAGGTCCGGGCAAGCTCTTTCACCCGGTCCTCGTCTATATTGCCCACAATGGTGAAAGTGAAGTCCCCCATGTCGGCGAAACGCTCCTGATAGAGCTCAAGCGCGCGTTCCCGGTCAAGCGTGTCGATTTCCTCCAGCGTGGGCACACGGTAACGGATGTCATCGGTACCGTACAGGGCTTGCCGGATCGCGTCGGAAAAGGCATCGTAGGGAGAGAGTGACCGGTTTTCGAGCCACTCGCGCTGGTTGGTCCTGAAGACCTCAAAGGCGTTCTCGTCGATGCGAGCTTCGGTGGCGTACAGGGTGATTAGCTGAAACAGGGTCTCAAGGTCGTTGGGCGAGGATGCGCCGGACAAGCCCTCGTACAGGTCGAAAACCCGCGGGGAAACGCCGACGAGCTTGTCGCTCAACAGCTTCTGCAGGGCGGTCTGGTCGAAGTCCCCGACTCCGCTCTGCGAGACGAGAAGGCTGCTGTAGCTTGCCGCGAGATAGTCCTCGTCAGCCACGAGCGAAGTGCCGCCCGGGCTGATTGCTGAGACCAGTACCTGGTCCTCGCGGAAGTCAGTTGGCTTGATGATGACCTGTATGCCGTTTGCCAACTGGAATTCTGTGACACCCAGTTCTGGTATGGAATGCCCGGCCACGATCTTGCCTGGGGCGGGTATGCGGGCCATCAAGGGGTCAGTCACCACTTCGTCTATGTAGGGCGCTATTGCCGCCGCCTGGACTGTCTCAAACAGCAGGGACAGCTCGGTCTCAGCTGGCAGGATCAATCCCTCTTTTTCCGGGGCTGTCACGATAACGACCTGGTTGCTGTCAGAAACCAGGTCCGATGCCTTTTTATTGATCTCAGCCAGCGTGATGCCAGGCATGAGTTGGGTCAGCAACTGATACCAGGCATCGGCATTGATCACCGGCGATCCTGTCA
Proteins encoded in this region:
- a CDS encoding glycosyltransferase family 39 protein — encoded protein: MRSRTAGRAVALLTLLALALRVARLDFQPLWWDEGYSVWFANQPLIQMLLLTAEDIHPPLYYTMLGGWSSLFGLSPVALRLFSVAAGVLAIPLIYLVGRWLGGPITGVLAAFLLAINPFHIFYSQEVRMYALVTLYSLMATGSAARWLGVRFRSNAAGQLDSSGYIERTDWAWLLGYLLFIVLALYTQYYAGFLAAGLTVAGLWLLWRRKEPGKRAVLWLAAQAVALLLYLPWLLFATPRLVAYVSQKVVADSDRPLGAIEYLARHLSAFSTGHLEGLLTRWWVLGLLGLLPLFWALLVWWSERNSAGKSLDPVAGDSRRQPAWETVGFLLLALLVVLMLGWLVNLTFPFFPDRAERLLLLALPLFLLLISTALVCAWNSVTRRQLDGSDRNRLPLVLTLILFAGLSLLSLLAFFTVPRYAEEDYRPLIGQVNQWGKAEDRVISVFPWQVGYFWSYGRQEGAQPILLPPHYWNDEAVQLVDDALENGNVWFPEHLSLGGLLESQIEDYLWSNSYNLANRWYSPSTRLTGWASPDRIFEFVDAGDAAFANGVQLADSHFGPSPLPAANQTLLVDLAWENKGALSTRAVSLRLADDAGHTWAQQDLTAHETAGPDRLAMLVPAGTPPGEYELRLGLSEKPGGPAFDFIGPDGRTQGTETILGQVRIERPDDPQSIETLAFDIPVNQPLGDAVDLLGYSVSRGPLTPGHDLQVNLFWQALPDLGQIQNDLHLFLQLVDGDERVAAAWQGPPVSWYPTGDWQAGELVRSQHLLRLPAGAMDGKYALITGLFDPQTGQRLPKSGQVLGSGQDFIHLAEFEAVDRDHVMTSPQLDYPFAADLQQLGRLVGYGLSSDTFSPGESLEVDLIWQATETTGERLSVFVHLLDDSGNFIAQSDGEPGEGNLPTSSWVPGEYLSDRHLLPIPPDCGNRAGCPEQARIVVGIYDPTSGTRLLWVDADGQPVADSLDLPTPVGIRRD
- a CDS encoding SH3 domain-containing protein; the protein is MRSSKLIFLAAMALLIITPGCALVNAFVDYPTPTPVVQRALRPTFTPTPLPENLAELQAPPEPPPLEVAEVAAAPQGAAAEQAAQPHPSPTATFPVIGAIEPAPAPSEPNPSEEQPAAAEAPEPIATPTPFIEVEAESVAVWFGPGTAYEKMGDLPTGTQLAIVGRSEAWDWWQVCCHNDQTVWVQRDQVTGRGGLEAIAMATGIPEPPTATPVPTATRQPVPQVVVQSARVNVRSGPGTSFEKIGQISQGNRLDITGRNPDSQWFQICCVDGQQGWVTADLVRVEGPVEKVAVNLPTATPAPSPTAVAVAAAGTPLPPPTPDASALELSLSQSETFPFNDRDYLRVGVKVSDDENNPLGDYYLRVQNETTGQIWVSRPSGGLAWQYSAPSDDFDDFREINIDFNTIGKSPLIGHSFIIWLVDGSGSQVTSQVTFGHEGDDTQWLYLAFSAQ
- a CDS encoding SH3 domain-containing protein; its protein translation is MTSVGCSLGRILLGDPTPVPTLEAPTPLPTWTPSPEGQLSPAEIATMTVVAGISWPTLTPTFTPAIPPTQTPTFTPALPPTPMPTPTPEAYVVIKAPIVNVREGPSIAYPIVGQVNQGEQYTLIGRNDASTWWKICCFSGREVWITAQLTTPGGSLNSVPVASAPPPPPTAFPTSTPLPTNTPRPAYPFDVGDGPHFFESNNPWLTIFVKAFTGLPPIFLPVPGYRLRVLRNGVDVSESDVTRGVFELSAPFLEDDPDAFGSRREYNLKYEFFPDAGEASWTIYMTDGSGAQLSPEVTFDTHATGGVREVYVGFFDLR
- the recN gene encoding DNA repair protein RecN; translation: MLSELHISNFAIIDDLRVSFGAGLNVLTGETGAGKSIIIDAVDMLLGCRVGQEVIRADASRTQVEGFFLLDSPSATAVEALLEREGLEGDDEHLLTLSRELRRGGRSVARVNGRSVSLAVLREIGNHLVDIHGQTDHLSLMRQREHINLLDRYADLAIPRAEVSAAVRKLIAVRKELATLRHDQRELARRLDLLNFQVEEIQTAALEPGEGKALEAERRRLANAEQLIRLTDSSRRFLVEGNDEQAAALDLVSNASGELARLASIDPDTESLLQNAESLNDQLDDLARSLEVYASQVEFNPERLVEVEERLNLIFNLKRKYGDTIEEIIAFGERAHSELLALNNAEVRTAELEEEENRLRIRIGQLGATLSRTRRQVAEAMAAAVERELHDLRMARARFSVEFQWSEDSEGAVVTEDDTPQNLPPGCYAFDSNGLDRVEFLVTANPGEPLKPLVKVASGGETSRLMLALKTVLGRADETPTLIFDEIDVGIGGRVGATVGQKLWGLTHLQSDRSTAQLQGKDSHAANHQVLCITHLPQLAAYGDTHFTIRKLVVDQHTRTDVVKLSGDERVQELAAMLGSSTDAGRESVTEMLAEVAEVKPLCPPPRRFD
- a CDS encoding tetratricopeptide repeat protein, translated to MNPDEITLTLSELLDQAAAAASVGDQEEAERLYRRATERSPANSRAWLGLASAVQDPEEKQACLETVLEIHPHNGEARAALERLGTTVPPPPPEAAGNGTPSAITQEHDDHDHIPVESDEVLFCANHPTVETTLRCNRCGKPVCTQCVELTEVGYRCKTCIREQQNVFFNAVNGDYVIVAIVSFLLAAIAAPIIGLLFGMFGLFFGLIIAFFLGPAVGGAAATLIRRSVSRRRGRHLGAVAVVGIILGMVVGTLLAVPFGIGINLLPLGLFLFLALSTIYAALR